The Zea mays cultivar B73 chromosome 7, Zm-B73-REFERENCE-NAM-5.0, whole genome shotgun sequence DNA segment TTCAAATGTTTACAGTCCAGTCCAGTGTCCAGGTGCATAATATTACAGTCCCATTACAGAAATGGTCAGAAAGAGAGTAAGACTAATCAAGATAAAGATCTTCAAATGTTTCTTCAAGCTCTTTGTCATCCACCATGTGTTGCATCCTTGCTTGAGCATCCTCCCAATCTTTAATGCATGTCAACATCTCAACCACATCAGACTTCAATCTCCTCCTCCGCTCGTCGATGATCCTGCCAGTTAAACTAAAAGTGGATTCTGAAGAGATGGTAGACACAGGAACAGTTAAAATATCTTTAGCCATAATTGACAGTACTGGATAAGTGAGTTTGTGCTGATGCCACCAGTGCAAGATATTGAAATCATCAGTTAATTGGTTGACAGTGTCACAATCTAAGTAAGAAATGAGTTCAGAAGCAGTAGAAGCTGAAGAGCTTGCAGCATGCAGTAGAGCAGTTGCAGAGGTATCTCTAGCAATGTTTAGAGTAGAAGCAAAAGAATGCATACCAACAGAAGTACCCACATCATCAGCATCATCATAAATTTCATCCCAAGCAGACCGTTTCTTACCAGACAAGTTAGGAGGGACAACCCTGTTCAATCTAACAGATCCATATTTCTCTTCATATTTATTATAAACATCAGTAAGCTtagctctagtggtaacctgataAACAGCATAATCTGTACTTGTCAGGTTCATTAATCTTCTAAGCACTCTACTAAAACCTTTCATTTTAGCTCTAGGGTCCAAGATGAATgcaaaagagtaaagtaaagggaTGTTCCTCCAATATTTATTATATTTATCTATCATAGGTTGAATGACACCTCTGATGTGAGTGTCATTAGCATAGTTCTTTAGATGTATAGCAATCTTAACAAGAAAATGAAGCATAAGTGGAGATGTGGGATAATAAACACCAGACAATGCAACTGTAGAATCATAAAATAGCTCAAGAAATTTAAGTACTTTCTCTCCAACAACCCAATGTTCATCAGTTAAAATAAATTGATCACCTTCAGCCCTAGGATAGTTTGCATGCATGAAAGTAGTGAAAGGTATCTTATGAGGAAACAAATGCTTAAGCATGAGATATGTAGAGTTCCACCTAACCTCCATGTCCAACTGGAATTTTCTAGGCCTAATATTAGTAGCAATGCAATAACTTTTATATGCAGCAATTCTCTGATTAGAGGAGTTTAAAAAAGATATTGCAGTTCTAAATGTTTCAATCAAATTCTTAAGAGCATCTAGGGCCTCTTTAACTATCAAATTGATTATATGACATGCACAACGCTGATGCAAGAACATTTCAGATTCTACCCCATTATCAATACCAAGATATGGTGACATTATAGGTCTAAGCaacctcatggcagcagcattaGATGATGCATTGTCTAGGGTAAAAGCAAACACCTTATTAGTCAAGCCATAATCAGCAAGCACACCAGCAACACGATCAGCAATGTTTTGTCCATTGTGTGACACATCAATAAGAACTAAAGCAAGCACCCTTTTCTCTAGTTGCCAATCAGGGTTTATGTAATGGGCAACAACACTAAGGTAGTCCTCTTTGGCATTACCAGACCAAATGTCAGAGGTCAAACACACACAATTAACATCAGAAGAAGAAAGTGTCTCAACAAGCTTAGCCTTTTTGTCAGTGAAGTATTTAACCATGTCTCTGGTGGTGGTTTGCCTAGAGACAGGCACAAATTTAGGATTATGTGCAGTTCTAATGTAGTGTTCAAATGCAGCATTTTCACCCAAACTAATAGGAATTTCTAGCCTAGCAAGCAATCGAACCAATTCATTACGTGCAACCATAGGACAGTACTCCCAATTACGCATACTACCATCAGGATTAAAAGATATCTGAGACTGAGACATGCGGGTTTTTTCACGCCTCCTGGGacatctatctctatgtcgggtcAGGTGGCCAGTGCCACCACTAGAGAGAGCAGAATATTGCTTAGAGCAATGTATGCACTTAGCTGCAAACCTTATCTTCTTACCATTCACGGTTTTGAAAATTTTCTCGAAATCTAACCACACTGCAGAAGTAGAAGGACGACAATGCTTGGAACTGTGTTCGTCCCCTTCACCTTCTTGATCCTGACCACCGACTTGTTGTTCATCACCGACATGGACGGGATGCTCACTGCTAAGGCCAAAGAGCGCTGCAGCATcctcccggaggtcatcctcatcGTCGTCTCCGGCCAACCCACACAACCGTCGCTCCTCGTTGCAGTCGATCTCAACagtttcatcgtcggagacggccatCGACCCACCTCGGGCTCGGAGTCCCGGTTCCTCAACGGAGTAAGCCGGAGCACCAGAgctaggagagaggaggggatgaCCGGTCCGGCCAACCGGTTCCTCCACGGATTTGAATCCGGAGCACCAGAGCTAGGAGAGACCGGAGCTAGGAGAGACCGGAGCACCAGAAGAAGATAGGTGAGGGAGACCAGAGCTAGGAGAGAGTAGAGGCCGAGAAGAAGATAGGTGAGGGAGACCGGAGCTAGGAGAGAAGAGAGTACAAGTGCCAGTGCCAGTGCCGGACAGTGccggagggggagaagaagataggtGAGGGAGACCAGAGCTAGGAGAGAGGAGAGGCCGAGAGGGAGACCGGAGCTAGGAGAGAAGAGAGTACAAGTGCCAGTGCCAGTGCCGGACAGTGccggagggggagaagaagataggtGAGGGAGACAAGAGCTAGGAGAGAGGAGAGGCCGAGAGGGAGACCGGAGCTAGGAGAGAGGAGAGTACCAGTGCCAGTGCCAGTGCCGCCGTACCGGACCCCGGAGTCCCGGTTCCTCAACGGAGCAAGCCGGAGCACCGGGATCTCCGCAGAAGCGCAGATCACACCGGAGGccggagggggagaagaagacaggagagaggagagagatgaGGGAGAACGGAGCACCGGGATCTCCGCAGAAGCGCAGATCGCACCGGTTCACAAACCCTAATAAGCCGGAGCACCGAGATCTCCGCAGATCACAccggagggggagaagaagacaAGAGATCCGAGCGGGGGTTATGGATCTGAGTTACCCGGTTCACAAATGCGCAGATCCGAGCGGGGGAGAGCCGGAGAGGATCTCCATTCTCCGACGAGCGACGATCGATCCGAGTCCGAGCGGAGGCGCCGAGGCGGAGAGCCGGAGACCGCAGACCGGAGGCGGAGATGGAGACCGGAGCGCTTAGCGGAGGCGGAGGCCGGAGGGAACGAGGGAGAGGGGAGCTCGCCGGACGCCGCCGAATCGCCCGCGGGCCGCGGCTGAGCGAGAGCGAGTTAGGGTTtgagcgagagcgagagcgagtGAGCGAGTGAGCGACTGAGCGGCCGCGGCTGGGGAGTGGGGACTGGGAAGTGGGGGCCGGGGGCGGGTTACACGGCTGGCCGGCTGCTGGGTGGGCCGTGCCGGCGCCGTGCCAGCCCAATTtaccgtgccgtgcctgggccgaccCTACGGGCCCAAGTGGTGGCCCAGTCACGGCACTAAGAACGGGCCGTGCCCGGCACTGGCACTAAAAGGTccgtgccgtgccgtgccagTGCCGTGCTTTTTAGTGCCGTGCCAGTGCCGGCCCGTCGTGTTAGTGCCATTTGGCCAACTATACTTTGCTTGCTCCGGTGTGTTTCTGGGCGCGACGACCACCGTGTCGGCGGGTGGTTGGATCCGCAGCCGAAGGGGGTGTTTCACGCACAAAACAGCCAGGCCACGGTTCACTGATCCTGAGCGACCGTTACGGTCTGCGGCTCTGCGCTACGCCGAAGGGGGTGTGCTATGCATTTGCTGCCGGCTTTTTAAAAGTTTTACACGTTCACTGATCCTGAGCGACCGTTACGGTGCAGTCCGGCCGTGGAATTTTAGGTCGATCGACGACATACAGCGGCCGGGCTTCCACACGACGAAAGACGGCCGGCCTgccaggggagagagagagagacagcgATCGCATTCAATCAATTCGTGTGCGGTGGTGGCGAGTGCGGCAGTGCACCTGATGATGATGGTGCATGGACGTCCTACCTGACCGTCACCGTCGGCGGGTCGGTCCACCGCTGAGACCACTCTCTGTCGGCGCACCTGTAAATTCATGGATGCCATCGCCGCACGGCCGCACTTTGGACTGCTACCGAGGCCTGAATTGCTGATGGGCCACTTGCCCTGTTTAGATCGAGTCCACTCCAACAATCCAGCCTTTCTGTTCTTTCTATGGCATTAATATAGGCCAGGCCTTTGTCTTTCTCGTCCAGGGAAAAAAAAGAATCAGGCTCGTTGGGCTCCAAGAACAAGGCTCCAAAAGGAGCAAGGCTCAATAGTCAGCAAACAAACAAGAAAGTAGATTAAGCCCAAAAATACTTGGCAGAATTTGTTCACCAAAAAAAAAAAACGGGAACAGAACAAAGAGATCCGGCATGTTAGTCGACGAGGCCCATCAAGCGCAACTGAATCGGTCTGGGCCTCAACTCGCCTGTTGTTATCTAAAAACAAATAGAATGGAGTTTCACCTTTTTTTTGTTCCATTTTAtttcttctccttttcttcttcttgtatAGATCTAAACAAGGTTTTCTCATGTCCAGAAGTTTGTCCAGAATAAATTATATACAATAGTTGTGTTGGACAACAGAAACAAACCTTATAGGTAGAACTTGTTACTTGTCAAGATTGTTTCTAACAGGATAAATAAACATTATGTTATATTCTTCTTCCACTATGGCACGAGTCCAGTGGTAAGGTTTTAGTTCTTTCCGCTATGTCATTTATCTTATCTTCTATCACACCATCTATTTCAAACTTAAACCGTACAAAGAGAGTGCAAATCCCCTATTTTTTACACACAACTGGCCTATTACCCGTCATTATCGATTATATATGCTGTCCTGTGTATGGTGCAGGGGGGCAGGGAAGCGCGACCAGCTCAGGGCAGAGCACGCCGACGTACGGCGACGAGTGAGTCGGATCTGGGAACGAAAGGCTGCAGCTGTGGTCAAAGCGTGTGCGGATAAAGTAGCGCCACGCTGACGAAGCAAACTCGGAGTCGGCGGCGGCGACCTTGACTGTTAGTCTGTGGATACTGTAGCATTAGGAGGCACGAAGCAGCAGCCCATGGCTCATGCCAACGGATGAGATCACCGACGAATGGCATGCACGCGAAACGCGCGGCCCGTGGCCTCCCCAAAATCGGATCCTGTCACGTGCGTGCTTGTCCTCGATCGGGGGTTAAAAGGAAGCGCGTGGTATTTAAAACGAAGGCGTGGGAGCGTTATCCACAAATTTATCCGGGTCACGTTGCGTAATCCTGGACGCCGAGCCAGCGACCACCTTTTTAGTTTAGGTTAGGCAGGCCGGCGGGGGTAGTACTAGTAGCAGATCCGCATGCCGTGGAAAGTTGTCGCGCCACGCACGCCAGCAAACCGTGCTAATCTTAATCTAATCCCTCCCTCCCACTCCTTTCCCGTTGCGACTTGTGAGCCGGTACGTAATATGCATCTGCTACTACTACTCGTATCGTACGTCGCAGTCGCTGGAAATGAAACCGTCCGGCGTCATCCACGTGACCCCCGCAGGGTTAGCTAGCTAGCTCTAGGTGGGTCTGGTCTGGTTGGTGCGGACCTCTTCTGTTTACGTCCGGCCACCTGCGTCGTCCTACTGTAGTTGCCCTGGGCTTCTTCTTCTCCTATATAGATCCTCATCCATatcttcctttttccctttttcccCGCGATTCCGAACACGGGAGACCTGCGGAGGAGCTCGATCGGGCCATCGGGGCCCGGATCAGACCGAATCGTGTGTTAAGGATAAGACGGCATTGCAATGACATGGATCGGGCTGGTGGTCGTAGTAGCCACCAACCATGCATGCATGATCCTTTTGGCCGAAAGGGAGGCATCTCCTTCACAGGATTGAGTACGTCCTGCTAAAGAGGACATGCATGTTTCGTATTTGCGTGGCGGGAATGGCCCGTCGATCTGGTGGCTTCGATTCCTTCCAATATTTTTTTGAGAGATTTAtatttttccaaaaaaaaatAGTTTATTTTCCCTTAAAAAATAGAAATCCATCGAAAAATTATAGTTTTCAAACTAGCCATTACTTTTTTTTTCTCACAATTACGACAGGATCTTATGGTTCCCGATTCCCATGTACTGTTACCGGTACCCTTGGTTGTGTATAACAAGGATATATGTTTTTTTAGGCCAAGTATTtcggaagaaattttataccgttATTTTTTATATTGTCATCATGTCATATAAAGTGAAATCTGGATAAACAACTATTTTAGTAATAAAATTATTATATATATTTAATTTGACGACTCATAGAAACGTGCCAAGGGAGTATTATCTCCGCGAAGACCATATCTTTTTTCTCTACTCTGAAACCTATTGTGACGTCAGCAAAACTTCTTATGTTAAATACAGATGAAGCTCTCCTTGAAACTGGTCTGCAACAcatttttttttttttggttcAGGGCGCTAATTAAAGACGCTGCAAAGAAAATGGGCCATGGATGCATGCATGGAGCCTATAACAAGCATGTTCGGTGTCCGCTGACTACTACAGATGATAGATCGATTTTTATATTATGAGTTTTTAATCGTACGCCGTGGCAACTTTGGTAGACTCTATGAAGTACTGTCAGTAGTCATCGGATCATTAGTAAAGCTTTAGCCGGGGCACGTTTTGTCCACTCCATCGACGTGGGAGTCGCTGCCGATCGATGATGACGCACATGCGTATATTGCGGCATATGCCTGGGCGCTGCCGCGCTGGGTTGCACTAGCTCCATCCTCCGCAGCCCCCGGTTGACTTGTAACCGCTTTGGCAGCGCCTTTATTCTATCCGTAGGTTGAACTAACCAAACGCGGTGAGAAGAGGAAACCAAGCGCTTCGTCCCGTCCCGCAGCTACAGCGGACGTTTCCGTTCGATCCATCTCGTTTCCGTTTCATTACACGTCCGCCGAAAGGGGCTATCCACAAAATTATCCGGATCACATTTGCGGCGTACTAATCCGCGGCTTCCTGCCAACAACCGCCTTTTTTTTCCCCCGCTCCCTTTTGAGCTTTGACGTGTACACAGGCGTGCGTGGGCTGCGTTGGAAAAAAGAATTGCCACGCACATTGCGAACGCGTGGGCGCAATTAATAATCCGTGCTAATCTAATCTAGCCCGGATCCCCCCGATCGACGGACGACCGCGTAGTACCACGCTACGCTTTCTCGTTCACGAACCCGTGAGCGCGAGGGAGAGATGATCTGTTATGGATAAGACAATCTTTATCACGGCGTCAGGTCGCCGCCCTCTCACCCCCCCAAAAAAACGAGTTGGCGAAAAGGGAGGGGGGGAGCTTCACACGAGTCTCGATCTCTCTCCTCGCGTCGGCCTTCGCGGATCGCCGCCGGGTCGGTGGGGTGGGGCTTTGGTTTGCTACTCGCCCATGCCCACGCACAAGCTTCTCGCTCCACGCTCCTGATTCTATGGACGCGCTACTACTCCTGCCGCTGCCCTGCTGCGGATAAAACGGACCTGTACGTGCCCATGTGTGTGTGTGGGTGTGATGGTGTTCCACAGAAAATGATGGTAAAATGCTGGAGTGCTGTTTAGCATGTTTAACAAAGTCCATGACGTTGCATCGCCATATGTCGACCGGAAGCCATCACCACACGATCTGCTTGCTCCAAGATCACGCGCGCTGCGTTTTTGCATTTCCTCTTGGATGATGATGATCTTCGGAGTACGTAAGTACTCAACGTGTTGCAGTCTTCTAGAAGACGGCTAGCTAGCTAGTTACAGGCTACAGCTAGTAGTTGGCGGATCAAGACTGTCAGCAAAAGCAGAGTAGTACTAGAGGCGTGCATGCAGGATCGGTAGTTGGAGAAATGGATAACGCGCACACGTAGGAGGACGTACTACTCGCCTGAGCCTCACACATGCATCAGCTGTTGGTTTGGCCGGCCGGCCGCGTGTCGGCGTGCCGTAGGAGCGCGGCACCCTGGAGGCCCGGCCGGCGCGGCGGTTTCGCGGTGCGCGGCCCCGTCGGTGCCACTGCCGATGACGGCAACGTTATCCCCCGTTGACCCGTTGCCAGTTCTTAGGCGCACGGTGTCGTcgtcgccctctctctctctctgctggtACTGTACAGACTACGGGACCATGTTTACCAGATAACAAAAAAAGGGACCTTTGGCAGGGCCCAACCTTCCACGGACGTGAAACAAAAATAAAAAAAGGCAACAAAAACAATAAAACGAACAAAGCGCGGCTCGTCGCGTTTCATCTCGTGCAGATCGATGGCACAAGCACTGTGCCAAGTAGAAAAAAGGGACGCCGGCCTCCCACCTCTAGGTGATCGACTATCGTTAAAACGCCTCCGCCCTCCAAAGGATCCAAAATTTTTAATTCTAACCTTAGTTAGGTTTCCTCATGATTTTAAACGGATTTTTACAAAAAAAGTATTCATATTTAAGATACAAAACAAATAAGTATTCCAAAATAAAAAAAGGAAGGAATTATTTTTAATCGGTGGCAATGGTGTGTAGTTACCCCTTAACTTCACGAGGTTACTCATGAAGTTAACCCTAACTTCACCAGTGTGGTCAAGCAAAGCTCATGTAGATGTGGTATTTGGCCTAATATTTTCGAACTTgagtagatttttcaaagcaaAACAATTTCAAACACCCCCATATATTATTAAGTGGTACTTCTAATTAAGTTCATGAAAACCCCAGAAAATCATGCCAATTAAAGACCCCTTAAACATTTAAGTCTTACTTGTTTTTTAAACTATCTTGACCTCTAGTTTGACTTTGGTACTTAATCACCACATAAGATTATCGTGACTAATGTGTGTCGTTTTGCAGAAACGAAGTAAGTTACGACATAATGAATAGACACGAATAGGCTTTATGTGGTATTCATGCCCTTATTGATGGATACCAATAGTCTGTTTTCAAATGACGGTGGAAAAGATTAAGATTCAACTTGTTCTAATTGTCAATAGAGTTGTTTGGCACTTAAAGTAGTGGCTTGGTCTTTTTTTTCTTTGGTCCTACTATAAAGGGAGCATGAAATAGGTGCTTGACATAGACAAGTCTAGTTAGATGTAGTAACGCACACATGTGAATACTAGCGATAAGGTAAACCCATAacaaaaggatcacgatgcctacGAGAGAACATGAATTGAGCTTCTCTAAAGTTTCATGGAAAAATGAAGTCCTAAGTGCAAGACCAAATGTCGGGCACCAAGGAATGTGCTACCCAAAGAAAGCCCAAAAAACTCCTCAGGAACGACCCACCAACCAAGTCCCCGCCGAGCACCCCGCGAGGCGAAACGGACAACCAAGTCGTACATTTTGATTATTGTGTGAAATACTCTCTCTGTTGTTTTATGTTGTATTAAATTTGTGTTTAACCAATTATTTATATCTTTGAACATTAGTTTTAAAAAGCTAACAATATAAGATTTATTTTTTAGATTCATTATGAGAAATATTTGAATAATATATTGCTTATACGTTCAGAAACTAAACAAGTTTTATAAAATTATTTTTTTAGTGTTAAGACTTaagaatattttatttttattaaaccTAATACAACATGTAAAAACAGAAAGAGTTTGGTTGCCTTTTTATGCAAATGGCTTCTGGGTAAGTCAGTACCAGTGGTCAGCATTCACCCACGCAAGGAAAATCAAATCTATAGCTTTTGCAGTTGCAACTTGCAATTGATATTCATATTTGGTTTGATCTGGTGCAAACATAATTATACTTCACATTCAGTATCCCGCACAGAATAAAAAAAAATAGAAGACAGGAGACGAAGACTAGTTGACtactcatcatcatcatccagtCATCCTACCTAACGAGACGATTATAATACATCGATGATGATTCAAAATTGCCGGTAAGCCCCCAAAATAATACTGTATGGAGATTATTGCCCAACAACATGGTTATATACTTGAATTCGTATTAAAAAACTTTAATGTGATGCTTAATTTGTATTTGTTCATGTCATATTTTAAAAGAAATTATTGATCAAAGTTTCACTCTAAAGACTTTGTCGAAAAAAATATATGTCTTATTTTATGGTACAGAGGGAGTATAACATAATGACGTCACTGATGGTATTGTATCATTAGTTTTTTAAAAATCGTAGAATTTTAAAAATCTAATCCATATTTTTTGATTCTGGAAAATTTTTAAACCCCAAATAGGTCGAACCAATTTTTAGTGGCATTAAAGGGATCAGTATAAATTATTTAGTGGCATTGGAGAGATTGACTTTAAATTGAACTAACGGCGTTAGCTCCAAACTAACGGTAATGGCATTAAAGGgattaaaatttaaatttgatAGCATTGAAGAGAAGCTATAAATTTCGATGACATTGAAGGTATTGGTATAAGTTTTGATGGCATTGAAGGAATTTTCTCATCTATCATTGTCAACCAAAGTTCATCTTGCCTATTATTATCTTTGATCATcatttttcaaagtttttttttgaaaaaagttAAACAACATATACTTTTTAGATTCACTATAAAAAGTATTCGTATAATATATTGTTCATATGTTATGAAACTAAATAAGATTTTTTAAACCAATAGTCAAAGCTAAGAAAATTTGGTTTAGATTAAATCTAAAACAACACGTAAAAATAGAAAGAGTAAATGCAAAAAATTAATTTTTTGTCCTTTTTTATGCAATGGCTTTAATTGCCGTGGATCTGAAAGTCAATACCAGCGGTCAGCATTCACCCATGCAAGGAAAATCCAGAGCTTTTGCAGTGCAACTTGCAATTGATATTCATATTTGGTTTGATCTGTTGCAAACATAATTATACTCCACATTCAGTATCCCGCACAGAATAAAAAAAAAGACAGGGGACGAAGACTAGTTGACTATTTGTCATCATCCAGTCATCCTACCTAATGAGACGATTATAATACACATTGATGATGAGTTTCAAATTTCCCGGTAAAGCCCCAAGAATAATACTGTATGGGTAGATTATTGCCCAACAACATGAGCAGCGAGGGACGGCCATGGCTACTGCATGCCGCCGAGCTTGGCGTTGGCGGAGGGCATCTCGAGGTCGGCGCCGACGTGCACGTCCTCGTCGCGGATGAAGCGGCCCCAGTACCAGTGCGCCTTCCACACGAGCACCATCTCCTCGATGGGCACGTTCTTGGTCTCCGGCAGGAAGAGCGCGACAAAGATGGTCATGACGACGACCCAGgcgccgaagaagaagaagaggatgaacttGAAGCGGCAGAGCATGGGGAGGAAGGCCTGCGCGATGATGAAGGTGCAGAACATGTTGACGGACACGTTGATGCTCTGCCCCGCCGAGCGGATCTCCAGCGGGAAGATCTCGCTGGGCACCAGCCAGCCGAGGGGGCCCCAGGACCAGGCGAAGCCGGCCACGTAGGCGCAGATGAAGAGCACGACGATGGCGGCGTACCCCTTGGGGATCTCCGCGACGCCGGAGAAGCCGAACTTGGCGCCGATGAGGCTGCCCACGACGATCTGGCACGCGAGCATCTGGGTGCCGCCCTGCAGGAACAGCTTGCGGCGGCCGAGGCGGTCGACGGTGACGATGGACACGAAGGTGGCGAAGACGTTGACGAGGCCCGTGATGACGGCGGACATGAGGGAGGCGTCGTCCGCGAAGCCCAGCGTCTTGAAGAGGACCGGGGCGTAGAACATGATGACGTTGATGCCCGTGAGCTGCTGGAACATGGGGATGGCGATGGCCATGACGAGCTGCGGGCGGTAGCGCGGCAGCAGGATGTTGCGCCAGGGGTGCGCCACCAGCTTGGACTCGTCGCTGGCGGCCACCAGGTCGCTGTACTCCTCCTCCACGTCGTCGGTGCCCCGGACGCGCTTGAGCATCCGCTTGGCGGCGTCGGTGTAGCCGCGGTCGATGAGGGAGTTGGGTGTGTCGGGCAGGAAGAGCGCGCCCACGGCGATGATGGCCGCCGGCACGGCCGCGAGCGCGAGGCTGACGCGCCAGCCCCAGCCGCCCCTGATCTTGGCGGTGCCGTAGTTGATGAGGTTGGCGCAGAGGATGCCGATGGTGACCATGAGCTGGAAGCCGATGTTGAGCATCCCGCGGAGGCGCGCCGGCGCCATCTCCGAGAGGTAGACGGGCACGGACTGGTTGGCGAAGCCGACGCCGACGCCGAGGAGGACGCGGCCGAGGATGAGCATGCCCACGTCCTTGGCGGCGCCGTTGAGCGCGGCGCCGACCAGGAACGTGACGCCGCCGCCGAACATGGACCACTTGCGGCCGGCCACGCGGGTGACGGTGGCGGCGAAGAAGGAGGCCACGAGCGCCGCCAGGTAGAGCGAGGAGGTGAACATGGTGAGCAGCTGGCTGTCGAACTTGCAGTACTGGTTGCTCTGGTTCCGCTCCGCCTCCTGCTCCTTGCGGTACACCGACGGGAAGAACTTCATCAGGAACGGGTTCATCGACGTCACGCCACCTGCTCGACCACACAGCATTGCACAAACACGTCAGCAACAGCAACCTATTTTCTTCTTTGTTACTTGATTGAAgagttattttttttcttttggaatggtcttggatatatatatattttttctttATCGTTAACGTAAACAACCACTAATAGTGTCAAAAACTGTAAGATGACGAGGTGATGCATGGAAAGATTCTTCTTCCCGGGCTTGCAAGAATCTGGCAAGAGGAAAATAAGAAAACGAGGGGGAATATCGCAGTTCTGTATGCATGCGCAA contains these protein-coding regions:
- the LOC100281616 gene encoding Sugar transport protein MST6, giving the protein MAGGVVVSSGGGKDYPGKLTMFVLFACIVAATGGLIFGYDIGISGGVTSMNPFLMKFFPSVYRKEQEAERNQSNQYCKFDSQLLTMFTSSLYLAALVASFFAATVTRVAGRKWSMFGGGVTFLVGAALNGAAKDVGMLILGRVLLGVGVGFANQSVPVYLSEMAPARLRGMLNIGFQLMVTIGILCANLINYGTAKIRGGWGWRVSLALAAVPAAIIAVGALFLPDTPNSLIDRGYTDAAKRMLKRVRGTDDVEEEYSDLVAASDESKLVAHPWRNILLPRYRPQLVMAIAIPMFQQLTGINVIMFYAPVLFKTLGFADDASLMSAVITGLVNVFATFVSIVTVDRLGRRKLFLQGGTQMLACQIVVGSLIGAKFGFSGVAEIPKGYAAIVVLFICAYVAGFAWSWGPLGWLVPSEIFPLEIRSAGQSINVSVNMFCTFIIAQAFLPMLCRFKFILFFFFGAWVVVMTIFVALFLPETKNVPIEEMVLVWKAHWYWGRFIRDEDVHVGADLEMPSANAKLGGMQ